GTAAAATCCGTGGGACTTTGCGGTGCGATGAAATTGGGAATGATCTTCCAACGCACAAACGCGACATTGGCCACGTTGGCGGGCAAACAGATCTGCAAGGTATCGGCAGAGAGATAGCCCTGATAACCGCCATAGGCGCTCCAATTCACTTCGATCGTGGTGATCGGCGGTGGCGGCTGCGGGGTCGGGTTGGCGCTACCCTTCAACGGCAAGGCGCGCCGGCCTTCCGGCAGGGTCAGGTCATTGGTTTGGAAAAAGAGCAAGCCCAAATACTGTTTGACAGTCGTGGGCTTGAACGTGACTTTGACTTGTTTGGTGTCGCCCGGCGCAATGTTCAGGGATTTGGTATCGAGTTGGAAAACCTCGGCATCGTTGGTCTGCAGGGCGCTGATTTGCAGCGGCTCACTGAAGTTTTTGGCGCCCACGGTGTCGTTGACTACCTGCACCGTACTCGTCACCGCAGTGTTCACTTGCACGCGGCCAAAACGCAAAGTGTCGCCGGGCAGGACGACGAGGCGAGGCCCGGTCGATTCACCACGGAGCTTGACTGAGAGCGAGTCTTTTTTCTGCGTGGCACTGGTGAAGTAAATCCACAAACGATTCTGCGCCAGCCGGCGGTTCACGGGACTGAAGCGAACGGTGAGGGCGAGTCGGTCTCCGCCCGGGACTACCGCGTTCACCGGCGCCTGGATCAGGGCAAAGGGACGCAGGCTGTTGTTCGCCGTGTAGCCGGTGATGGTGATGTTGGCGCAGCCTTCGTTTTCCACATAGATCACGCTGTCGCGCAAGGCGCCGGCTTTGATCGTGCCGAACACCAGTGAGTCGGTGCTGGTGGTGGCGAGCAGGCCGGAACGATCGATGAACAGCGTGGCGGTATCGCCGCGGACGTTGGTAATCGTGTCGCTCGACGTCTCTGCCATCGTGGGGCCTTCGCCCGCGGCTTTGGCGCCGGAGATCAGGAAAGTATAGCGGCCGTCGCCGGTAGAGGGCACGTCTTCATTGATATCGAAACTGGCAAAGAAGGTGATGGTATCGACCCACTCGCGATCCACCATGGGCAGTTCGAGTGAGGGGGGCGACTGCAGGCCGAACTTCACCTGCGGGAAGGTCGCTTTATCCATCGCCGTATCGAAAGTCAATGTCATGGAGACCTTGGCGTTGCCCGTGCACGTCACCGGTTGGTTGTTGACGCGAAACGTCATCCGGATGAGCTGGGGCTTCTCTTGCGCCCAAAGGGAAAGGCTCCCCAAGGCCGTCATCGCCAGGGTGAGATAAAGTACCGATCGCTTCATGTTGTGGACCTCGTTCGTGATGTTGAATCGCATGATGCGGTGCTGCGTGTCCGAATATTGAAAACTCAAATCAGCGCGGTTGGGCAGGCGCAGGCAAGATTGAGCGGGCCGGGCGCGGAAATGGTGACACCAATCAGCCGGTGCACCAACACCGGCAGGTGCTGCGTCAGCTCCGCCAGCGTGCCGAAGAAATCTTCGCGCACACTCTGCACGGTCCGGCCGCTGGCTGCATGCACCAGGCGAACCTCGAGGGCATAAGCGTTGCCCACCTTTTGCAAACTGCCGACGGCGATCACCTGCGCCCCCAGCGCGCGCCCGATTTTTTGCACGCGCTGTTCGTCCACCACCGCCATCGAGTCGCCGGGGAAGGCGTTGCTCGCTGCCGCTACTGCGGCGAGCGGCAGGCATTGAAACAGGGCGAGTTGCTCGAGTTCAGCGTGCAAACGCGCATTGAGGCGCGCCATCGCCGCTGCCTCGTTGTCATTCTCCGCGACAAAGCCGAGCACGGCCAGGCGGGGCGGCCGCGCCGCAGGGGTCTGTGCCACTGCGCCGGCGGCGCTGAGCAAGCAAGCTGCACACAGGAGGACGATTATCCGGTTGGCACCGCGCTTCATTTTGCTGATTCCTGTTTACGTCAGAGGCCTGCGCCTCCCTGCGGGAGCAATGATGATGCGATTCATCACGGCAGTCGCTTCCCAACGACTGCGGCCGGAATCGGCAAACCAGGTGCCAGGCAGACCGGCAGGCGCGCGCCTCCTGCCGGCGCGGTCGCTTGCCCAGCGGCAGTTGGAATCAGCAAAGCTATATCGTTTGATTTCAAGGAGCCCAAGCCGCGGCGCAGTTGCCGCAGCGTGCTTGTTTGCGCTGCGTGCGCTTGTTCGCCGGCGCTGCCATGTGCGCGCTTGAAACAACTGTCAAGCGCTGAAGCACCGGGTTTGCGCCGGCAGGCGACAACACTGCTTATGGAAAAGTTGGAGGGGCAGGCAAAGTGCTGGGATCGATACCGCCGCCGTTGCCATTTCCATTCTTGTCTTCTTTGCCCATGGCGGTGGCCGCGAAAATGCCCGCGCCCACGCCGATCGCCACCAGTCCAGCCACCAACAGCGTTTTGCCCGACTTGCCTTTGCCGGTGTCTTGGGCCGGCTCGGATTCGGTATCGGAGGTGTCAGTGCTCGCCGAGTTCTCAACCGCGGTCATCTCTTGTGGCGGTTCAGTTGATTTGGCGGGCCGCGCGGCTGCGCTGCTGGCAGTCGTGGTGCCGACCAGCCGCTTGGTCAATGCCGGGATGCGGGCTTCGAGTTTCTTGAAGTCACCATCGACTTCATCCTTGACCTTCTGCACCACCTGGCCGCTTTTCACGTGCACTAACTGCACTTCAATGAAATAGAGCGGCCCGATGCGATTGATGGTGCCATTGGCGACCAGCTTGACCCCCAGAGCCTTGCCGGCCTCGACCGCGCACTCCACCGTGCTGCAGCCGGTTTCCAGCAGGGTCGTGCCCGCCAGCCCGGCCATCACCTGGTCTTTGCTCACCATCTCGAACATGCCGGTGGCTTGCATCTCCTGGCGCAGCCGGTCGGTGATTTTGCCGGCATCCGCCACGGAGATGCGGCCGCTGGGCTCGAGATCCAGCACCGCAAGCGAATAAACGCGATTCTCCAGGTCCGCGCCGGCCCCTGCGGTCACGGCCAGCGCCAGATCTTGTAACACCATTGTCAATATTAATGCCGGCAGCAGGATCAAGCTGATCGCTTTTTTCATACGAACACGCTCCATGAACCGATAATCTGTTTCGAAGTGATGAACGCGGACGCCTGTTATTTGGAATCCGTGCTTAGAATACCAACACTTGTTTGAAAATGCGTGCGATGAAAAGCAGATCTGTGAGGCGGGCAAAACAGGAGGGAGACGGGGCTGGCAGCCGGAGAGGGGCTAGAGATGATCGACCAGAATCGAGTCCGCCAGCTCCTTGCCGAGATGGTGGCTCTGGCCCTGGATCTGAATGTGCAGCGGGCCATTGAAGGGGGCGACCTCGAGAATCAGGATTTCGGTTTTGGGAAAGATGCCGATTTGCGCCAAATAACGCAGGCGTTCCGGGTCGCGGTCGGAGACCATGCGCACGATCACGCGCTCCTCGGGCCGGCTTTGCGAGAGGGCAAAACAGTTGAGCCGGGGCAGCACCCCGTCTTTGGAGGGAATGGGCGAACCGTGGGGATCGACCGTGGGTTGCCCGAGCACCTCATCCATCTTGTCTTCGAATTCCTCGGAGATGTAGTGTTCGAGCTGCTCGGCTTCGTCGTGCACTTTGTCCCAGCTATAGCCCATGGCCTGCGCGAGATAAAGTTCGAGCAGGCGGTGGTGGCGAATGACTTCCAGCGCGATCTTCTCGCCGGTGGCCGTCAACGACACGCCCTGGTAAGGCGAATACTCGACCAGCTTCATCTCATCGAGTTTCTTCAGCATGCCGGTTACCGAGGCTTGCGCCACGCCCATGCGCCCGGCAATCGCCGAGGTGGAAACCCTGGTGTCATTGGCCTGCAACACGTGGATCGTCTTGAGGTAATCTTCGATCGCTTGCGTGGTGAAGTTTTTTTTCTTCCTGGTCATGAGCGCGCGCGGGCAGTTTGGCATCAGCATGTTCTCATTTTTCGACGGCGCAAAGTAACAAGCCAGGTGCGATTATCCAAGAGAAAATTGCGATATTTTTGCTTGCTTTTGGCCGCCCTGCGCGGCACATTTGGCCATTTGATCATCGATTTGAAAGAGGAGTTTTCGCATGGCATCTACGAGTCTGCAACGGGTCGGCATATTGACCGGAGGCGGTGACTGCCCCGGCTTGAACGCCGTGATTCGCGCGGTGGCCAAGCCGGCAATGAATGAGCACGGCGCAACGGTTTTGGGCATCGAGGACGGCTTCGAAGGTTTGGTGGAAGGGCGAATGCGTGAGCTTTCCAACGCCGACGTCTCCGGTATCATCAATCTCGGCGGCACCGTTTTGGGCACCTCCAACAAGGGCGACCCCTGGCATTATCCCGACGAAATGGCAAACGGCAAGATCGAGATTGTCGATGCCTCGTCGCGCGCGCTGCGGAACTACAAACGCTGGGGCTTGGATGCGCTCATCGCCATCGGCGGCGACGGCACCATGCAAATCTGCAACAAGCTCAGCCAGCACGGCTTGAACGTCGTCGGCGTGCCCAAGACAATCGACAACGATCTCTCCGCCACCGATGTGACGTTTGGCTATGACTCCGCGCTCGCCGTGGCCACGGAAGCCATTGACCGCCTGCACACCACCGCCTCTTCTCATCATCGTGTGATGGTGATCGAAGTGATGGGCCGCTATGCCGGCTGGATTGCGCTCGGCGCCGGGCTGGCCGGCGGCGCCGACATCATTCTGATCCCGGAGATTCCCTTCTCCTGGGAAGTGGTTTTTCGCAAGGTGATGGACCGCAGCGTCAAGGGCAAACGCTTCAGCATCGTGTGCGTGGCCGAAGGCACGAGACTGCCCGAGGGCGGTGAAATCGTGAAGGAAATGGATGTCAAGCGTACCGATGCCAAACGCCTGGGCGGCGTCGGTGAAGTCGTGGCCGATCGCATTGCCGAGGGCACGCAACTGGAAACGCGGGTGACGGTGCTGGGCCATTTGCAGCGCGGCGGCAGCCCCACGGCGCATGACCGTATTCTCGCCACCAATTTCGGCGCAATGGCGGTGGCACTCTGCGCTGAGGGCAAATTCAGCCGCATGGTGGCGCTGCGCGGCGGCGATTTCGTCAGTGTGTCGATCAAAGAGGCCATTGCCAAGCAGAAGCTCGTGCCGCACGATCACCCCATGATCGCCGCCGCGCGCGCGGTCGGCACCAGCTTCGGCGACGAGTAGCCGCACTTCGCCGGCCTTGTGCGCCAGTCGCGGAAACCAAAGCCAGTGACTTGTTGCAAGAAATCACTGGCTTTCTTCTTTTCGTGCAGAGTGCAGCAGCCGGGCGACTTCAGGCTTGATGACCTTGCCCATTGCGTTGCGCGGCAATTCGGCGGCGAACCGCAGGAGGGTGGGAATTTTGTAGGGCGCCAAATACGCAGTCGCCCAGTCGCGCAGCGCCGCCGCCGTGAGGGCAGCGCCCGGCCGCAACAACAACAGCGCACCGACTCGTTCTCCCCATTCGGCATCCGGCAGGCCCGCGACCGCGCAATCGGTCACCTCCGGATGCTGCCGCAACACCTCTTCAATTTCCAGCGCCGAGACCTTGTACCCGCCGGTTTTGATGATGTCCGTCGCCGCGCGACCGAGAATGCGATAGGAGCCCTCCTCGCACAGCGCAATGTCGCCGGTGCAAAACCAGCCATCACGAAACGCCTGGTGCGTGGCCTCGGGCTTGCCCCAATACTCCTGAAAGACGCTCGCACCCTTCACCTGAATTTCACCTTGTGCGCCTGGCGCAACTTCGCGGCCGTTCTCATCCACCAGCCGCACCGTCACGCCGGGCAGCGGCGTGCCCACACCGCCCGGCCTGCGCCGGCCATGCAGGGGATTGGAGAGCGCCATGCCGATTTCCGTCATGCCGTAGCGCTCGAGCAAAACATGTCCGCTCAGCGCCTGCCATTTCTCCAGCACTGCCACCGGCAGGGCGGCCGAACCGGAAACCATCAGCCGCATCCTGGCACACGCAGCGGACATGGCCTCTTGCAACTCCGGTGGCGCCGCCTCCCAAGCAGTGATCAGCTTGCTGTAGATCGTGGGCACCGCCATGAACAAAGTCGTGTGGCCGCTCAGGAATCTTTGCCAAACCTGGCCGGCCTCAAACGCCGGCATCAGCTCGCACGCTGCGCCCGCCCACAAGGCGCAAATCAAGACGTTGATCAAACCATGAACGTGATGCAACGGCAGGACGTTGAGGATGTAATCGCGCGGCGACCATTCCCAAGCGGTGAGCAATGCGGTGACTTGCGCGGCAATGTTGGCGTGTGTCAGCACCACGCCTTTGGGCCGGCTGGTGGTGCCGCTGGTGTAGATGATCAGGCCGCGCCGGCTGTCGGCGATCGCCGGCAAGGCCACGGCCCCGGCGGGCTGCAGGTCATTGGTGCGCACCAGACGCAGCCGCGAAATGAGATCGAGCGGCTGCACGCGTGCTGCGAAATCCGGATGCACCACCAGCACCGAGGCGCCGCAATCGTGCAGCACATATTCCAACTCAGCGGCGGGATGCGTGACGGCCAGCGGCACGGCAATGCCGCCGGCGCGCCAAATGCCCAACAGCGCCGCGACAAAATCCAGCCCTGGTGGCGCCAGCAAGGCCACGCGGGCTTCGGCAAGATCAGCCGCGCCGTTCAACAAAACCGCCGCCGTGCCGGCGGAGTATGAGAGCATTTCGCCATGGGAAAAGCGGCCTGCAGCGGTGACCAGCGCCAGGCGCTCGTGCTGCCGGCCGGCGGATGCGAAAAGCGGCAGGGAAGAAGTGAGTTTCATGATTCCGGCTATTTGACTTTGGAGCAATTGTTGTTATTTTTGTCGCCGCTGGCCGGAAGCAAGCGTGCCGGCCCGGCATGAGCCGGCGGCTAGAAGCGCCGTCCGAGTCGGGTACCGGATCGACTTGCAGGGCCGAGCCAGGCCGGCCAGAACGAAGTACGCACTCGCAAGATGCTGTCGTGGTTT
The window above is part of the bacterium genome. Proteins encoded here:
- a CDS encoding DUF3280 domain-containing protein; the protein is MKRGANRIIVLLCAACLLSAAGAVAQTPAARPPRLAVLGFVAENDNEAAAMARLNARLHAELEQLALFQCLPLAAVAAASNAFPGDSMAVVDEQRVQKIGRALGAQVIAVGSLQKVGNAYALEVRLVHAASGRTVQSVREDFFGTLAELTQHLPVLVHRLIGVTISAPGPLNLACACPTALI
- a CDS encoding metal-dependent transcriptional regulator; the encoded protein is MPNCPRALMTRKKKNFTTQAIEDYLKTIHVLQANDTRVSTSAIAGRMGVAQASVTGMLKKLDEMKLVEYSPYQGVSLTATGEKIALEVIRHHRLLELYLAQAMGYSWDKVHDEAEQLEHYISEEFEDKMDEVLGQPTVDPHGSPIPSKDGVLPRLNCFALSQSRPEERVIVRMVSDRDPERLRYLAQIGIFPKTEILILEVAPFNGPLHIQIQGQSHHLGKELADSILVDHL
- a CDS encoding ATP-dependent 6-phosphofructokinase — encoded protein: MASTSLQRVGILTGGGDCPGLNAVIRAVAKPAMNEHGATVLGIEDGFEGLVEGRMRELSNADVSGIINLGGTVLGTSNKGDPWHYPDEMANGKIEIVDASSRALRNYKRWGLDALIAIGGDGTMQICNKLSQHGLNVVGVPKTIDNDLSATDVTFGYDSALAVATEAIDRLHTTASSHHRVMVIEVMGRYAGWIALGAGLAGGADIILIPEIPFSWEVVFRKVMDRSVKGKRFSIVCVAEGTRLPEGGEIVKEMDVKRTDAKRLGGVGEVVADRIAEGTQLETRVTVLGHLQRGGSPTAHDRILATNFGAMAVALCAEGKFSRMVALRGGDFVSVSIKEAIAKQKLVPHDHPMIAAARAVGTSFGDE
- a CDS encoding acyl-CoA synthetase is translated as MKLTSSLPLFASAGRQHERLALVTAAGRFSHGEMLSYSAGTAAVLLNGAADLAEARVALLAPPGLDFVAALLGIWRAGGIAVPLAVTHPAAELEYVLHDCGASVLVVHPDFAARVQPLDLISRLRLVRTNDLQPAGAVALPAIADSRRGLIIYTSGTTSRPKGVVLTHANIAAQVTALLTAWEWSPRDYILNVLPLHHVHGLINVLICALWAGAACELMPAFEAGQVWQRFLSGHTTLFMAVPTIYSKLITAWEAAPPELQEAMSAACARMRLMVSGSAALPVAVLEKWQALSGHVLLERYGMTEIGMALSNPLHGRRRPGGVGTPLPGVTVRLVDENGREVAPGAQGEIQVKGASVFQEYWGKPEATHQAFRDGWFCTGDIALCEEGSYRILGRAATDIIKTGGYKVSALEIEEVLRQHPEVTDCAVAGLPDAEWGERVGALLLLRPGAALTAAALRDWATAYLAPYKIPTLLRFAAELPRNAMGKVIKPEVARLLHSARKEESQ